A stretch of Solenopsis invicta isolate M01_SB chromosome 9, UNIL_Sinv_3.0, whole genome shotgun sequence DNA encodes these proteins:
- the LOC105201881 gene encoding protein G12, translating into MKFALVLLAFVAAASAKIEIPNFGRGELYKDIQEFLDLIPVEKVVDITVQYYTKDAEFQKAIKYFQNPEFKQLVQDVEGLSEIKVLMDYIHNAGIDIYKIVNILNRALDLPPLTPPSFVVGAQITGGIRGYVDDILAVLPIDQLQALYDKKLKESKAFADFIAQLSSDNFQQIVNKVYAHPKTQELLEHARSYGIDLMVIKDLLEILWGIKVPNKH; encoded by the coding sequence aTGAAATTCGCATTGGTACTGTTGGCCTTCGTGGCTGCGGCCTCCGCCAAAATTGAGATCCCCAATTTTGGCAGAGGTGAGCTTTACAAGGACATCCAAGAATTCTTGGATTTGATACCTGTGGAGAAGGTAGTCGATATCACTGTTCAATACTATACGAAAGACGCCGAGTTCCAGAAAGCCATCAAATACTTCCAAAACCCGGAATTTAAGCAACTGGTCCAAGACGTAGAAGGCCTGTCTGAGATTAAAGTTTTGATGGATTACATCCATAATGCCGGCATTGACATTTACAAGATCGTGAATATACTGAACAGGGCTCTCGATCTTCCGCCTCTCACTCCGCCTTCCTTCGTTGTGGGTGCACAGATCACCGGTGGAATTAGAGGATATGTTGATGATATCCTAGCTGTCTTGCCTATAGATCAGCTTCAGGCTTTATACGACAAGAAGTTGAAAGAATCCAAGGCGTTCGCCGATTTCATCGCGCAATTGAGTTCCGACAACTTCCAACAGATCGTCAACAAGGTTTACGCTCACCCCAAAACCCAGGAGCTTTTAGAACACGCTAGGAGTTACGGTATTGATCTCATGGTCATCAAGGACTTGCTGGAGATTCTCTGGGGCATCAAGGTTCCCAATAAGCACTAG